One segment of Thermoanaerobacter kivui DNA contains the following:
- a CDS encoding DUF1015 domain-containing protein, translated as MATIKPFKAIRPAPHLADKVASLPYDVVNSEEARELVKGNSYSFLHVDRSEVDLDPSINLYDKIVYQKAKENFDKMLKEGVLIKDTEDYYYIYREIMDGRIQVGLVATACVDDYLNGIIKKHELTLPEKEEDRINHMDYCDAHTSPVFLTYKANQEIKDLLSSWVRGKNPIYDFVSDDGIRHTVWVINDRSLIDRITSIFKGIDYLYIADGHHRSAASVKIGLKRRQQHPSYDGSEEFNYFLSVLVPHDEVHIMAYNRVVKDLNGYSEEEFIDKVKEKFIVENYENKGPFNPTEKHTFGMYLSGRWYKLTAKESTFDSTDPIDRLDVSILQKNLLDPILGIKDPRRDKRIDFVGGIRGLEELERRVKTNMKVAFSIFPTTVDDLIAVADAGKIMPPKSTWFEPKLRSGLFVHELK; from the coding sequence ATGGCTACAATAAAACCCTTTAAAGCGATAAGGCCTGCACCGCATTTAGCGGATAAAGTAGCATCGCTGCCTTATGACGTTGTAAATAGCGAAGAAGCGAGAGAATTGGTGAAAGGGAATTCTTATTCATTTCTTCACGTAGATAGGTCAGAAGTAGATTTAGATCCTTCTATAAATTTGTATGACAAAATAGTATATCAAAAAGCGAAAGAAAATTTTGATAAAATGCTTAAAGAAGGTGTGTTAATAAAGGACACTGAAGACTATTATTATATATATAGAGAGATAATGGATGGAAGAATCCAAGTCGGTTTAGTGGCTACTGCTTGTGTGGATGATTATTTAAATGGTATAATTAAAAAGCATGAACTTACTTTACCTGAAAAGGAAGAAGACAGAATAAATCACATGGACTACTGTGATGCCCACACCAGTCCTGTATTTTTAACTTACAAAGCTAACCAAGAGATTAAGGATTTATTAAGCAGTTGGGTAAGGGGAAAAAACCCCATATACGATTTTGTGTCTGATGACGGAATAAGGCATACAGTATGGGTTATAAATGACAGATCTTTGATAGATAGGATTACTTCTATTTTTAAGGGGATAGATTATCTTTACATTGCAGATGGACACCACAGGTCGGCTGCCTCTGTAAAAATAGGGTTGAAAAGGAGACAGCAGCATCCTTCCTATGACGGAAGTGAAGAGTTTAATTATTTTTTATCAGTACTTGTCCCACATGATGAAGTGCATATTATGGCTTATAATAGGGTTGTCAAAGATTTAAATGGATATTCTGAAGAAGAGTTTATTGATAAAGTAAAGGAAAAATTCATAGTAGAAAATTATGAGAATAAAGGGCCTTTTAACCCCACAGAAAAACACACTTTTGGCATGTATTTATCAGGAAGATGGTATAAACTTACTGCCAAAGAAAGCACTTTTGACTCTACTGACCCGATAGACAGGTTAGATGTAAGCATACTTCAAAAAAATCTTTTAGACCCTATTCTTGGAATAAAAGATCCCAGAAGAGATAAAAGAATTGACTTTGTAGGAGGTATTAGAGGACTTGAAGAATTAGAAAGAAGAGTTAAAACGAATATGAAAGTAGCTTTTTCTATATTTCCTACCACTGTTGACGATTTAATTGCTGTTGCAGATGCAGGTAAGATAATGCCTCCTAAATCTACTTGGTTTGAACCAAAATTGAGAAGCGGTTTATTTGTTCATGAATTAAAATAA
- a CDS encoding M1 family metallopeptidase, translating into MRLKRKTLWALTIIIIIGLIIYLLPTKDSNITLYTIEAKYDDENKVIYATQKVDYVNTHDISLREVYFHLYPNAFKTQENLPFTKEELPFAYPDGFKLGFIEFEKIAYRNDIPATYKFEEPNGEILKVILPKELKKGEGIQIKMTYKVQLPPCRGRFGYGTNTVQVANWYPILSVYDKNGWNNDLYYVFGDPFYSDIANYKVKLTVPKNMIVATTGVIKDEKVSYDFKELNIEAQKVRDFAMVMSPKFKVAEQEVDGIKVKSYYFTKDYGKKALKFAVDAIKFYNDYIGKYPYKQYSVVQSDFYIGGMEYPNLVMISKDLYTNSNLFNLEYVIAHETAHQWWYGAVGNNQIKESWLDEGLTEYTTILYIERYYGKATADEIYRHVIEGEFDKYLKTSSDTSFAKTLADFKEWKQYTNIAYNKGAMVFHDLRGLIGDEAFKKVLQSYYKKYKYKIATTQDLIDVVDSVTGKDTGGFFQEWFY; encoded by the coding sequence ATGAGATTAAAGCGAAAAACATTATGGGCGTTAACAATAATTATAATTATTGGGCTAATTATATATCTTTTGCCAACGAAAGATAGTAACATTACTTTATATACTATTGAAGCAAAGTATGATGACGAAAACAAAGTGATTTATGCTACACAAAAGGTGGATTATGTAAATACTCATGATATTTCCCTTCGAGAAGTGTACTTCCATTTATATCCCAATGCTTTTAAAACACAAGAGAATTTGCCTTTTACCAAAGAAGAACTTCCTTTTGCATATCCTGATGGATTTAAACTGGGGTTTATAGAGTTTGAGAAAATTGCGTACCGCAATGACATTCCAGCTACTTATAAGTTTGAAGAACCGAATGGTGAAATTTTAAAGGTGATATTACCTAAAGAATTGAAAAAAGGAGAAGGAATACAGATTAAAATGACATATAAAGTTCAGCTTCCTCCTTGTAGAGGTAGATTTGGGTATGGCACCAATACTGTGCAAGTTGCCAATTGGTATCCCATACTTTCCGTTTACGACAAAAATGGTTGGAATAATGACCTCTATTATGTTTTTGGCGATCCTTTCTACAGCGACATAGCAAATTACAAAGTTAAGTTAACAGTGCCTAAAAATATGATAGTGGCTACTACTGGAGTAATCAAAGATGAAAAAGTCTCTTATGATTTCAAGGAATTAAATATTGAAGCTCAAAAAGTTAGAGATTTTGCTATGGTGATGAGCCCCAAATTTAAAGTAGCAGAACAAGAGGTAGATGGAATAAAAGTAAAATCCTATTATTTTACCAAAGACTACGGGAAAAAAGCCCTCAAATTTGCGGTTGATGCTATTAAATTTTACAACGACTACATTGGGAAATATCCTTATAAGCAATATTCTGTGGTTCAAAGCGATTTTTACATAGGGGGGATGGAATATCCAAACCTTGTGATGATATCTAAAGATTTGTACACTAATAGCAATTTATTTAACTTGGAATACGTTATTGCCCATGAAACTGCTCACCAATGGTGGTACGGTGCTGTAGGGAATAATCAAATAAAGGAGTCTTGGTTGGATGAAGGATTGACAGAGTACACAACAATACTGTATATAGAAAGGTATTACGGAAAAGCTACTGCAGATGAGATTTACAGACACGTAATAGAAGGCGAGTTTGACAAATATCTAAAAACAAGTTCTGATACTTCTTTTGCGAAAACCCTCGCTGATTTCAAAGAGTGGAAACAATATACAAATATTGCATATAATAAAGGAGCGATGGTCTTCCATGATTTAAGAGGCTTAATAGGTGACGAAGCGTTTAAAAAAGTATTACAGAGTTATTATAAAAAATACAAATATAAAATTGCCACTACGCAAGACCTAATTGACGTAGTGGACAGTGTTACAGGCAAAGATACAGGTGGATTTTTCCAAGAGTGGTTTTACTAA
- a CDS encoding transposase, which translates to MKVCGKHYDFINLCVSDLDKAISQLAKPYQDLIDISVTLPGITEKSATYIIAEIGTDMTVFKSDKHLCSWAGLTPQNNESAGKKKSVHVSRAGVYLKLLLIQCANAAIRDKKNPYFRIKYERIKKRRGHKRAIVAIARMILTCLYHMLLKREPFNPSDSDYTNMPEKLYQKHRQQYIKKAIKLLEKEGCTIIPPKIT; encoded by the coding sequence ATGAAGGTTTGCGGAAAACACTATGACTTTATCAATCTTTGTGTTTCTGATTTGGATAAAGCCATTTCTCAATTAGCCAAACCTTATCAAGACTTGATTGATATCTCTGTTACTCTTCCTGGCATAACCGAAAAATCGGCAACTTATATCATCGCTGAAATCGGCACGGATATGACAGTTTTTAAATCTGACAAGCACCTTTGCTCTTGGGCTGGTCTTACTCCTCAAAACAACGAAAGTGCAGGTAAGAAAAAATCTGTCCATGTCTCAAGAGCAGGTGTTTACTTAAAACTTCTCTTAATACAGTGTGCCAATGCAGCAATTAGGGATAAAAAGAATCCTTATTTTAGGATTAAATATGAACGTATTAAAAAGCGCCGCGGTCATAAACGTGCAATTGTTGCTATTGCTCGTATGATCCTCACTTGTCTCTATCATATGCTTTTGAAAAGGGAACCTTTTAATCCTTCTGACTCCGATTACACTAATATGCCAGAAAAACTTTATCAAAAGCATAGGCAACAATATATTAAGAAAGCTATTAAACTTTTAGAAAAAGAAGGTTGTACTATTATCCCTCCAAAAATTACTTAA
- a CDS encoding ATP-binding protein, producing MNDNIIHEILKEYEMKRDTSLKEALRRKNRLYKEIPELEKIDESIKNIGIEITQAIFKEPDKAKDLLNSLKERLNNLKKQKASLLISHGYSEDYLEPKYECNICKDTGYVNGKRCKCFDQKLINIYYKQSSIEEILKRENFSNFNFEYYSDKPYGDKPSPRSNMREIVEFSLNFIKNFDTYTESLFFYGDSGLGKTFLANCIAKELLDRGKSVIYRTASDLIEGLRINKLNPDSSTYSEYLDLLKNCDLLIIDDLGTEPITAFSLQEFFNLLNTRLLADKKFIISTNLPLSEIMAIYPERIYSRIFGHFKLLNFYGEDIRLKRKMII from the coding sequence ATGAATGATAACATCATACATGAAATTCTTAAAGAATATGAAATGAAAAGAGATACTTCTTTAAAAGAAGCTCTTCGCCGCAAAAACCGATTATATAAAGAAATTCCTGAACTTGAAAAAATTGACGAATCCATTAAAAATATAGGCATAGAAATAACACAGGCTATTTTCAAAGAGCCCGACAAAGCGAAAGATCTTTTAAATTCTTTAAAAGAGCGTTTGAACAATCTAAAAAAACAAAAAGCTTCCCTTTTAATTTCCCACGGTTATTCAGAAGACTATCTTGAGCCCAAATATGAATGCAATATTTGCAAAGACACGGGATACGTAAACGGAAAGCGATGCAAATGCTTTGACCAAAAGCTCATAAATATCTACTACAAGCAATCCAGCATAGAAGAAATACTAAAAAGAGAAAATTTCTCTAACTTTAATTTTGAGTATTATTCTGACAAACCTTACGGAGACAAGCCCTCTCCCAGAAGTAATATGCGAGAAATCGTGGAGTTTTCCCTTAATTTTATAAAAAACTTTGATACATATACAGAAAGCCTTTTTTTCTATGGGGATTCTGGGTTGGGAAAAACTTTCCTTGCCAATTGCATTGCAAAAGAGTTGTTAGATAGAGGTAAAAGTGTGATATATCGAACAGCATCCGATTTAATAGAAGGGTTGAGAATAAACAAGCTCAATCCTGACAGCAGCACTTACAGCGAATATTTAGACCTTTTAAAAAACTGTGACTTGCTCATAATCGATGATTTGGGAACAGAGCCCATAACAGCCTTTAGCCTTCAAGAATTTTTTAATCTTTTAAATACAAGATTGCTGGCCGATAAAAAGTTTATCATTTCTACAAACTTACCTCTATCTGAAATAATGGCCATATACCCCGAAAGAATTTATTCAAGAATATTTGGCCATTTCAAATTGCTCAATTTCTATGGTGAAGACATAAGGCTTAAAAGGAAAATGATAATTTAG